The Myxococcus xanthus genome contains the following window.
GCAACAGCCGCCGGATGCGCGAGGTGTTCACCCTGCTGGAGCGCCTGTCCCCGGGCGGCGCGGACGTGCTCATCCAGGGCGAGACGGGCACCGGCAAGGACCTGTGCGCCGAAGCCATCCACCAGGCCAGCCGCCGCGCCAGCGGGCCCTTCGTCATCGTGGACCTGGCGGGCGTGGCCCCCTCGCTCATCGAGTCCGAGCTGTTCGGCCACGTGAAGGGCGCCTTCACCAACGCCCAGAGCGACCGCGCCGGCGCCTTCGAGCGCGCCCACAACGGCACCGTCTTCCTGGATGAAGTCGGTGAGCTGCCGCTGGAGCTCCAGCCCCGCCTGCTGCGGGTGCTGGAGCGCCGCCAGGTGAAGCGCGTGGGCGCCAACGACTACGTCACCGTCAACATGCGCGTGGTGACGGCCACCCACCGGGACCTGGAGGACGCCGTGCGGCAGGGGAAGTTCCGCCGCGACCTCTACCACCGGCTCGCCGTGCTCCGCGTGACGATGCCCTCCCTGCGCGAGCGCCCCGAGGACATCCCCCTGCTCATCGACACCATGCTCGAGCAGACGGGCCGCCCGCCCAGCACCCTGTCGGACCAGACGCGCGCCCTGCTCACCCAGTACCCCTGGCCCGGCAACGTGCGCGAGCTGCGCAACGTGGTGGAGCAGGTGGTGAACCTGGGCGAGGAGGCCCTCCCGGAGCTGGAGCCCGCCGACAGCGAGCGGGGCCACAGCGCGGCCGACCTGGACCTGCCCTTCAAGGAGGCCAAGGAGCGGCTCGTGGAAGGCTTCGAGCGCGACTACCTCCGCAACCTCCTGGAGCGCTGCGAGGGGAACATCTCCCGCGCCTCCCGCGAGGCCGACATCGACCGCGTCTACCTCCGCAAGCTCCTGAAAAAGCACGGTATCGAACCGAGCGGCGGCGCTTGAGCGCTCCGAAAACAACTTTCTCCAGAGATTGGAGATAAGCTCGAATTGGAGCCATGTGGGCTCCGCCCATCCCCCAGGGAAGACCGCCCATGCGAGTGAACCTCTTCCAGTCCATCGCGAGGCTCTCGGAGACCCGGACGCAGCAGAGCGTCCCGCCCGCAGCGTCCGGCCCCGCCCAGACCCAGGCCCCCCAGCAGCCGTCCGTCCCCGACGTGGTGGCCCGGTACCTCACCGACAGCTTCGAGGCCGCGGGCGCATCGGAAGTCATCAAGCAGACCAAGGACTCCAACTGCGGCGCCGCGGTGGCCACCCTGCTGTCGCGCACCGCGGGCAAGGACTCCGCGTCGGCGGCGCAGAAGATGGACACGCTGGAGTCGCGCTTCACCGACGGCGGCGGCACGACCCCGGAGGAGCTCGCGAAGATGCTCGCGCACGAGGGCCTGGAGGTGAAGAAGGGCACCTCGAACTTCGACATGCCTTCGGTGAACGAGGCGCTTGCCCGCGGTCAGCAAGTCGTCGTCCAACTGGACACCAACCGGCTCGCCACGGGCGTGGACTCCAAGATCGCCGGTGACTCGCACTGGGTCGTCGTCGACGGCATGGACGACAAGGGCAACTACCAGGTGAAGGACACGAACACGGGCACCAAGTACTCCGTGTCCGGTCAGCAGATCGCCGACTCCGTGGGCTCCGCGTGGGAGCTGCACCAGGGTGGCGGCATGCTCGTCGTCGGCGACCCGCAGAGCGCCATGGACGAAGGCACGCTGGTGGAGAAAAGTTCCCTCCACACCAGCGTCCTGGGTAACACCGACGGCGGTGGCTCCCGGGCTCGCGGCAGCTTCGGCCGCGAGTCTTCCTGAGCCTCCCGCCGTCGTCCTACCTGCCAGCGTCGACTACGCCGGCAGCGCGCCCTGACCGGAAGCCAGGGTGCTGGCGAACTGATTCACGTTGCGCACGTAGTCCGCACTGCCCAGGCCCGCGGGAATCGCATGCGGGTTGCTCTTGTCCACGCCGTTCGGACCGGAGTTGTAGGCGCGCAGGGCCAGGTCCCAGTTCCCGAACTGCGCCTTCATGTCCTTCATGTAGCAGGCGCCCGCGAGGATGTTCGTCTCCGGGTCAGACAGGTTCTTGCCCTGCAACTCGGGGTACTTGTCCTGCAGCCCCTTGAAGGTGTTGGGGTTCACCTGCATCAACCCCGTGTCCGTCATGCCGTTGCCGCCGTTGGTGGACGAGGCGTCCACCTTGCCGCGCGACTCCGCCCACACCTGCGCGGCCAGCATCTCCACCGGCACGCCCGTCTTGGCCGCCGCGGACTCGAGCGCCGGACGCAGCTTCTCCAGCGCCGGAGGCAGGTTGCCGCCCAGGCTCGCGCCGCCGGCACCCGTGCTCGCGCCCACCGAGGGCGCCGCGCCGATGCCGCCCACCGGCGCACCCTCGATGTCACTCACCGGAGCGGGCGCGGGCGCGGGGCCACCAGCGGCAGGCGCCGACGTGAGGCCCTCCACCGGCTCATTCATGAACGGAGACGGGCCCTGGGCGCTGGGGTTCAGCTCCACGGGAGGACGGCCACCGCGGGCCGACGCAGGCGAGAAGGAGCTGTCCAAGAAGCACTTGGACGAGGACGCGCCCTGGGCGCCTTGAGCACCGGAAATGCCCTGGCCGTACGAAGCGCCCTGCGCGCCACCCGCCGCGCCGCCCGCCTGCATGGCCTGCTGGAGCTGGGCCAGCGTGTTGATAATCGCCAGGGCCCCCTCGAGCAGCTTGCCCAGGGACTCGGCCTTGCCGCCGCCCAGGTCGAAGCCATCCTGCTGCATCCCGATGCGCCCCAGCGACGGCTTCTGGGCCGAGGCACCCGAGGGACCAGACAGCGACGCGGAAGGCCGGGAGACGGAGACATCCTGGGCCGGGGAGCGGACGGCGGAGGAGGCGGAGCCGCTGAGAGGAGAGAGGCGCATGGGGAAGTTCCTTCGGGGAGGGTTGGAGGGCTGCTGTAGGCGACCCACGCACCAGTAGCAGCAGGTGTGCCAACCGTCGGGAGCCCTCCTTTCCCCGCCAAACCCCTGATTTCACTTGAGTCGCTGGAGCGCCCGCGCCCCGTGAGGCCCTGGCCCCTGGTGACTGCCGCCGTCAGGGGGCGGTGGTCGCAGTCACCAGGCTCCGTCCGGCAGCCGTGCCGACATGCCGGCGCGCTAACGTAGCGGCCTTCTCGTCGTGGAGGGGATGCGGGACATGAGCCAGAACGGAAGCAGTGCCGAGAGCGCACGCGTGCGCTGGCTGGTGGTGGGTGCCTTCTCCCCGTCCCCCTCGGGCCGGCGCTTCCCGCTCACGGTGAACACCTTCGGGGATGAGCTCACGCGCGCCGCCAGCGGGCTCCGCGTCACCGTGGCGGACCGACTGGGCGCGGGTGACACGCGCACCGTCGAGCTGTCCTTCGACCGGCTGCGCGCCTTCAGCTACGCGGACGTCATCACCCGCGTCCCGGAGCTGCGCGCCTTGCAGCACCTGCACGAATCGCTGTCCACGTCCGATCCGCTGCGCACGCTGACGCCCGAGGAGGCCGCCACGCGCGTGGCCACCGTCACCGGCCCAGGCCGCCTTCCGGACGCGGTGGCCGAGGCCCTGCGCGCGGCCTCCACGCCGCCCGCTCCCACGGCGCCGACCGCGCCCACCGAATCCGGCGAGGACCTGGTGGAGACGCTCCTCAGTCGCGCCGACGCGAGCACGCCCGCCGCCGCGTCCCGGGCGGTGGATGCCTTCCTGCGCGCCATCAATCCACGCGTGCCCGCCACGCCCGCGCCCGTCGTCACGCCGGAGGCCGCCACCCGGCAGACGGCCCGGGACCTGGTGGAGCAAGCGCTGCTCCTCACGGCGAAGGACCTGCTCGGCGCCGAGCCCGTGGCCCACCTGGAGTCCGCGTGGCGCGGCCTCAAGTGGCTGCTGGACCAGGTGCCCGCGTCCTCGGGCATCTCCGTGGAGGTGCTGGACGTGGCGCGCGCCGGGCTGCTGGACGCCGTGCAGGGCGCGCTAGGCGCCGAGCCCTTCGAGCGCCCCGACGCCGTCTTCATCATGGATGCCACCGACGACGTCGCCCTCCTGGGCAAGCTCGCGGCGATGGGCGAGCGCGCGCAGCTCCCGGTGGTGGCCGCCGTGTCCGCGCCGCTCCTGGGCGTGGCGCAGGCGGAGCTGGCCGTGGCGCTGGAGGAGGAGCGCGAGCATGTCCCCGAGGCCTGGACGGAGCTGCGCCAGGACGAGTCCGCGCGCTGGCTGTGCGCCGTCATCAACCGCGCGGTGGTGGCCAGCGAGGGTCGCGGCGCGGCCCGGCGCGTGAGCTTCACCAGCCCCGCGCTGGCGGTGGCGGCGATGCTGGCGGCCAGCTTCCGGGACACCAGCGCCTTCGCGCGCATCATGGGCCAGCAGGGCGGCCTGAAGGCGCCCGCCATGTGGGAGCTGCCCACCGGCCGCGATACCGGGCTGAGCATTCCCACCGAGCACTTCCTCCCCATCCGGGCGCAGGCGCGGCTGGAGGAGCGCGGCATCCTGGGCCTGGGCAGCGGGCGCAACGCGGACGCGGTGCTGCTGGCCGCCGCGCCCATGGTGTTCGGCGGAGGCTAC
Protein-coding sequences here:
- a CDS encoding sigma 54-interacting transcriptional regulator → MAPSNEEDPALDPTLTLSRARQGRVRLKLMVLSGPESGQSHALTRPEYVLGKAPTCDIVLTDKTISREHLKLTVHDEHVVATDMGSRNGSSCDGRRFTELELHPGTVITLGTTELKLVPEESAKRTLLLSNRDRFGALVGNSRRMREVFTLLERLSPGGADVLIQGETGTGKDLCAEAIHQASRRASGPFVIVDLAGVAPSLIESELFGHVKGAFTNAQSDRAGAFERAHNGTVFLDEVGELPLELQPRLLRVLERRQVKRVGANDYVTVNMRVVTATHRDLEDAVRQGKFRRDLYHRLAVLRVTMPSLRERPEDIPLLIDTMLEQTGRPPSTLSDQTRALLTQYPWPGNVRELRNVVEQVVNLGEEALPELEPADSERGHSAADLDLPFKEAKERLVEGFERDYLRNLLERCEGNISRASREADIDRVYLRKLLKKHGIEPSGGA
- a CDS encoding lytic transglycosylase domain-containing protein, yielding MRLSPLSGSASSAVRSPAQDVSVSRPSASLSGPSGASAQKPSLGRIGMQQDGFDLGGGKAESLGKLLEGALAIINTLAQLQQAMQAGGAAGGAQGASYGQGISGAQGAQGASSSKCFLDSSFSPASARGGRPPVELNPSAQGPSPFMNEPVEGLTSAPAAGGPAPAPAPVSDIEGAPVGGIGAAPSVGASTGAGGASLGGNLPPALEKLRPALESAAAKTGVPVEMLAAQVWAESRGKVDASSTNGGNGMTDTGLMQVNPNTFKGLQDKYPELQGKNLSDPETNILAGACYMKDMKAQFGNWDLALRAYNSGPNGVDKSNPHAIPAGLGSADYVRNVNQFASTLASGQGALPA
- a CDS encoding type VI secretion system contractile sheath domain-containing protein, with the protein product MSQNGSSAESARVRWLVVGAFSPSPSGRRFPLTVNTFGDELTRAASGLRVTVADRLGAGDTRTVELSFDRLRAFSYADVITRVPELRALQHLHESLSTSDPLRTLTPEEAATRVATVTGPGRLPDAVAEALRAASTPPAPTAPTAPTESGEDLVETLLSRADASTPAAASRAVDAFLRAINPRVPATPAPVVTPEAATRQTARDLVEQALLLTAKDLLGAEPVAHLESAWRGLKWLLDQVPASSGISVEVLDVARAGLLDAVQGALGAEPFERPDAVFIMDATDDVALLGKLAAMGERAQLPVVAAVSAPLLGVAQAELAVALEEEREHVPEAWTELRQDESARWLCAVINRAVVASEGRGAARRVSFTSPALAVAAMLAASFRDTSAFARIMGQQGGLKAPAMWELPTGRDTGLSIPTEHFLPIRAQARLEERGILGLGSGRNADAVLLAAAPMVFGGGYAVPLPAQLLTGRIVRFATWVRDQLPAGTGGDDVDAIFSQAAEVFLFRGATENGQLRGQLVATDNGRGVHVTATVRPEHAGTRFQLAFTLPLRG